One Candidatus Eisenbacteria bacterium genomic window carries:
- a CDS encoding ABC transporter ATP-binding protein — translation MSDARSAIIEMRGITKIYDGGSLEVAALRDVDLTVRGGEMIAVIGASGSGKSTLMNLIGCLDTPTRGTYRFEGRDVTLLDGEELAGLRNRSIGFVFQSFHLLPYATARENVEMPLLFAGLPSRARRERATEMLDRVGLRERSEHLSTQLSGGEMQRVAIARALANRPKVILADEPTGNLDSRTGRGILEVFVKLWREGTTIVLITHDMRLARLCTRILQLQDGRIAHDGTEVPVEDEIPLPID, via the coding sequence ATGAGTGACGCGAGATCGGCCATCATCGAGATGAGAGGGATCACCAAGATCTACGACGGCGGATCCCTCGAGGTGGCGGCCCTGCGCGACGTGGATCTGACGGTCCGAGGCGGCGAGATGATCGCGGTGATCGGCGCCTCCGGCTCCGGCAAGTCGACGCTGATGAACTTGATCGGATGTCTCGACACGCCGACGAGAGGAACCTACAGATTCGAGGGCAGGGACGTGACGCTCCTCGACGGCGAGGAACTGGCCGGTCTCCGCAACAGATCGATCGGCTTCGTCTTCCAGTCGTTTCATCTGCTTCCCTACGCCACCGCGCGCGAGAATGTCGAGATGCCGCTTCTCTTCGCGGGATTGCCGTCGCGGGCGCGGCGCGAGCGGGCGACCGAGATGCTCGATCGCGTCGGCTTGCGGGAGCGATCCGAGCACCTTTCCACCCAGCTCTCCGGCGGCGAGATGCAGAGGGTCGCCATCGCCCGGGCCCTCGCGAACCGCCCCAAGGTGATCCTGGCGGACGAGCCTACGGGCAACCTGGACAGCCGCACCGGCCGCGGAATCCTAGAAGTCTTCGTGAAGCTCTGGAGGGAAGGGACAACGATCGTCCTCATCACACACGACATGCGCCTTGCGCGCCTTTGCACGCGCATCCTCCAGCTCCAGGACGGCCGCATCGCCCACGACGGCACGGAAGTACCGGTAGAGGACGAGATCCCGCTGCCGATCGACTGA
- a CDS encoding ABC transporter permease: MGPGRQGLALMVRFLGRGRSRPAAILLAVGWGTLAMMLLLAFGEGLKLTMETGRYGLGLDPVIVWAGTTTKPWMGMKAGRGIDLNEEDLAALEREIPEIDEVAGERQRWAVDITWGSKAVSTHLTGVMPCYEGIRTHHPQRGGRFLNETDQAQGRRVIFLGPDLKERLFGPEAAVGQSVQIHGVPFTVVGVMIDKQQMGMYSGPDVNKASIPLSTFESVFGKTEYSLMLYTIKPDADSKEVEKKVREVFARRQRFDREDESALHFWDTIENRKETAKVMNGMQIFLGLVGGMTILVAGVGLANMLFVMVHRRTREIGMQMAIGARKAAITSQVVGESLILAGIGGYLGIGLSWLVVELLQRIPIKNEGLQFLGKPTLSLPLGIVTVAVLVGIGCLAGALPSRRAARLNPVEALRHE, encoded by the coding sequence ATGGGACCCGGGAGACAGGGGCTCGCCTTGATGGTCCGCTTCCTCGGCCGCGGAAGGTCGCGCCCCGCCGCGATCCTCCTCGCCGTCGGCTGGGGCACGCTCGCGATGATGCTCCTCCTGGCCTTCGGCGAGGGACTCAAGCTCACCATGGAGACGGGCCGCTACGGGCTCGGGCTCGATCCCGTCATCGTCTGGGCGGGCACCACGACGAAGCCATGGATGGGGATGAAGGCGGGGCGCGGCATCGATCTGAATGAAGAGGACCTCGCCGCGCTCGAGCGCGAGATCCCCGAGATCGACGAGGTCGCCGGTGAGCGCCAGAGATGGGCCGTCGACATCACGTGGGGCTCCAAGGCGGTGTCCACGCACCTGACGGGCGTGATGCCCTGCTACGAGGGGATCAGGACCCACCATCCGCAGCGGGGCGGCCGGTTCCTGAACGAGACCGATCAGGCACAGGGGCGCCGCGTCATCTTCCTGGGGCCGGATCTCAAGGAGCGCCTCTTCGGCCCGGAGGCGGCTGTGGGACAGAGCGTGCAGATCCACGGAGTCCCCTTCACCGTGGTCGGCGTGATGATCGACAAGCAGCAGATGGGCATGTACAGCGGCCCTGACGTGAACAAGGCATCGATCCCGCTCTCGACCTTCGAGTCGGTCTTCGGCAAGACCGAATACAGCCTGATGCTCTACACCATCAAGCCCGACGCCGATTCGAAGGAAGTGGAAAAGAAGGTCCGAGAGGTCTTCGCCCGCCGCCAGAGATTCGATCGGGAGGACGAGAGCGCGCTCCACTTCTGGGATACGATCGAGAACCGCAAGGAGACGGCCAAGGTCATGAACGGGATGCAGATCTTTCTCGGACTCGTGGGGGGCATGACGATACTGGTCGCTGGAGTCGGCCTCGCGAACATGCTCTTCGTCATGGTCCATCGCCGGACGCGGGAGATCGGCATGCAGATGGCGATCGGGGCGCGCAAGGCCGCGATCACATCCCAGGTCGTCGGCGAGTCGCTGATCCTCGCGGGAATCGGCGGGTATCTGGGGATCGGCCTCTCGTGGCTCGTCGTCGAGCTGCTGCAGCGGATTCCGATCAAGAACGAAGGGCTTCAGTTCCTCGGCAAGCCGACCCTCTCCCTCCCGCTCGGGATCGTCACCGTCGCCGTGCTCGTCGGGATCGGATGTCTCGCGGGAGCCCTGCCTTCCCGCCGCGCGGCCCGCTTGAACCCTGTGGAGGCGTTGCGCCATGAGTGA